In the Arachis ipaensis cultivar K30076 chromosome B10, Araip1.1, whole genome shotgun sequence genome, one interval contains:
- the LOC107624355 gene encoding uncharacterized protein LOC107624355 isoform X2: protein MTRGREGDRAVRARGGTVLVVAATVAGESCTAIRVIRRQHQPSCSVLPLCFKIAVVTRIGFGTVVAAAGFVRSYCCCEKGKRNLSRLRNSSSSGYLRFDVNAACCFGLYCMCNC from the exons ATGACACGAGGGAGAGAGGGAGACAGAGCCGTGCGAGCCAGAGGAGGCACTGTCCTCGTTGTTGCTGCCACGGTCGCTGGTGAGTCGTGCACCGCCATCAGAGTCATCAGAAGACAACATCAGCCTTCTTGTTCTG TTCTGCCACTTTGCTTCAAAATTGCTGTTGTAACTCGTATTGGTTTTGGGACTGTTGTGGCTGCTGCTGGTTTTGTTCGAAGCTACTGCTGTTGTGAGAAAGGAAAAAGGAATTTGTCGCGGTTAAGGAATTCTTCGAGTTCCGGTTatctgag GTTTGATGTTAATGCAGCTTGCTGCTTTGGACTTTATTGCATGTGCAACTGCTGA
- the LOC107624355 gene encoding uncharacterized protein LOC107624355 isoform X4 — MTRGREGDRAVRARGGTVLVVAATVAGESCTAIRVIRRQHQPSCSVLPLCFKIAVVTRIGFGTVVAAAGFVRSYCCCEKGKRNLSRLRNSSSSGYLRF; from the exons ATGACACGAGGGAGAGAGGGAGACAGAGCCGTGCGAGCCAGAGGAGGCACTGTCCTCGTTGTTGCTGCCACGGTCGCTGGTGAGTCGTGCACCGCCATCAGAGTCATCAGAAGACAACATCAGCCTTCTTGTTCTG TTCTGCCACTTTGCTTCAAAATTGCTGTTGTAACTCGTATTGGTTTTGGGACTGTTGTGGCTGCTGCTGGTTTTGTTCGAAGCTACTGCTGTTGTGAGAAAGGAAAAAGGAATTTGTCGCGGTTAAGGAATTCTTCGAGTTCCGGTTatctgag ATTCTAG
- the LOC107624355 gene encoding uncharacterized protein LOC107624355 isoform X1: MTRGREGDRAVRARGGTVLVVAATVAGESCTAIRVIRRQHQPSCSVLPLCFKIAVVTRIGFGTVVAAAGFVRSYCCCEKGKRNLSRLRNSSSSGYLSNGVWIQKLLWWRSCSHFEA; the protein is encoded by the exons ATGACACGAGGGAGAGAGGGAGACAGAGCCGTGCGAGCCAGAGGAGGCACTGTCCTCGTTGTTGCTGCCACGGTCGCTGGTGAGTCGTGCACCGCCATCAGAGTCATCAGAAGACAACATCAGCCTTCTTGTTCTG TTCTGCCACTTTGCTTCAAAATTGCTGTTGTAACTCGTATTGGTTTTGGGACTGTTGTGGCTGCTGCTGGTTTTGTTCGAAGCTACTGCTGTTGTGAGAAAGGAAAAAGGAATTTGTCGCGGTTAAGGAATTCTTCGAGTTCCGGTTatctgag CAATGGTGTCTGGATTCAGAAGCTACTATGGTGGCGATCATGCTCCCACTTTGAGGCCTAA
- the LOC107624355 gene encoding uncharacterized protein LOC107624355 isoform X3, protein MTRGREGDRAVRARGGTVLVVAATVAGESCTAIRVIRRQHQPSCSVLPLCFKIAVVTRIGFGTVVAAAGFVRSYCCCEKGKRNLSRLRNSSSSGYLSLLLWTLLHVQLLMYFP, encoded by the exons ATGACACGAGGGAGAGAGGGAGACAGAGCCGTGCGAGCCAGAGGAGGCACTGTCCTCGTTGTTGCTGCCACGGTCGCTGGTGAGTCGTGCACCGCCATCAGAGTCATCAGAAGACAACATCAGCCTTCTTGTTCTG TTCTGCCACTTTGCTTCAAAATTGCTGTTGTAACTCGTATTGGTTTTGGGACTGTTGTGGCTGCTGCTGGTTTTGTTCGAAGCTACTGCTGTTGTGAGAAAGGAAAAAGGAATTTGTCGCGGTTAAGGAATTCTTCGAGTTCCGGTTatctgag CTTGCTGCTTTGGACTTTATTGCATGTGCAACTGCTGATGTATTTTCCATGA